From the genome of Strix aluco isolate bStrAlu1 chromosome 13, bStrAlu1.hap1, whole genome shotgun sequence:
TTCTGTGATGGAAAGACAGATTGCCCGAATCTAAGTGACATTCAAGCTTAGTTCTCCTGAGACATGTCCCTCAGGCAGAGATTGCAGTCAACTTCTGAAGACAGGTGCAATTTCCTGAGAGAGTTGTCTTGCATGTAACAGATAGTTTCCCATCTCTTTTACAGAAAACCACTTAAAGCAGTACAAAGACACACAAGACACACAGACATGCACTGAAAGATAGAAGCAGCGCCTTGATTTACTGTGGGACTAGAAACAGCATATAACCTCCTTCTCTAGATTTCTCCACTTTTTAAAGCCCAAGATGAAGCTGTCTCTTCCTGCCAGCCCTCTGCTTTCCGACATCTGGCAGGGTAGTAAAGGTCAAATGTCAGAGCAAGTTAGGAGGTATGCAAACAGTTAAGCCACCTTTTTTGCTGAAGTCATGTTTGAGttcctgcaaaataaataaataaacaaacaaaaaaataaataaatggaaaaaataccaaAGCACAGAGAAGATCATGTTATACAAAGATGCCCTCTGCCGGTCACAAGCCAAAGGAAAGCCAGCCGCCTGAGCTCTATGCCAATGATTTGtgacctccctccctccttttatAGATGAACCCCTAAAAATACTCCGTATGAAGGGAAATGTGCTCTAAAACTTAAATTTAGTGTTTTTTCCCATGACAGCTGAAGTGATCTAGCAGCAAACTACTAGCAAGGGCAGTCAAGCCACCTCTCTCTTTTGTTTTGGATCTTATGATCCTTGGATAAGTGAAATAGCTTCAGTTAAAatccaacagaaaaacaaaaacatcgTAAGAAATGTTCTGCCAGGTCAGCCAGCTGAACTGACTCTCTAGCTGCCCTGACGTAATGTAAGGAAGGTGGTGAGAACACAGGGCCAGGGAAAAAAGGGGCATGTCCACATTATTTGAGACTGGCTTTGCTGTAATGGTTAACTTGTGCAGGCATTTGAGACATAGTCCACAAGTCCCTGCAAGTTGAAAACAGCTCTTGCAGTCAGTACTATGAGCTGAAAACTATTTCAGGCACTAATCAGTTCAGAGCATGTTTCTGTCTGTTTTAAATAGCAATATTTTTTGATCATAGCTATGATTTTAAACAATTTCTAAGAAGTATTGAGAGCTTACTCAAATGATACAAATTGCAGATTTTAAATCTGTTAAGTCAGTATTAAACAGTGCAGATCTATTGCACACACACATCAGTATCAGCTCGATTCTTTCTTGTATCAGTTTAATTCCTGCTGGTGTAAATCCCTGATTTAATTTACTGACTGGGAATTAAATCAGCATGAACTGGTTTCAGTGCATCTGTGCTGGGTATTTGTGATGATCAAACCAGACCATTTTAAAAGTGTGTCATTGGATTAGAAAGCTCCACTGACAGAAACAAGATCTTAAAGAGATGCAATATAATAACCTTGGACAAAGAACAGTACACGCAGTGAGCGCGCAGCCCTCTCCTCCCACTTCATTCTTTTCCACTGAAATTGAACCCTGTCTGCAAAAACATTTCACAGTCAGGAAAGAGTTTTGTACGTGTCCTCATAGTGTTGGGACTCTAGGAAAATCAACAGGCTGCAACGATCAGGTTGCCTTGGGACAGATGTCCAGTTAGCCAGGCGCTGTGAGTACTGGGAGCTATTCTGAAACCCAACATTTTGCACCCATGAGGGCAGCAGGGTGCTGCTTTTTTCATCCTCGAATTTAGTGGAGGATTAACAGTGATATCAACAGAATCTGATGTTGGAGGTCCTTGTGCTAACAACCAACCCCCTCCATCACGTACCCACAGGGGTCTTTGTGTCCCACCGCCCTCCCAGGTATTGTTGGGGGCCACCATTCTCTCTGGTCAGCTGGTGAATGTCTTTGGGATTTGTTTTCATGCATGATATGCTCTGGCAAGCTCTAGGTTCACCTAGGAAAGACACAGAGGCTGTGTTCTACCTCTCCTCTACAACCATGGTTGGGTTCACATGGGCTTTCCAGAGTAGCTAAGGGGTCCCCCACAGAAATGGTGCTGGCTGTATGTGGTCCTGCTGCTTCTCCGGTATGAGGGGTTTGCTGAAGCTGGACCTGCAGGTCTTTCCTACTTTGTGCATCCCAGGAAACAGCCTGTTTTACTGGGAGAGCTGGAAAAAGCTCAGAACTCTCTCTTCAGCATTTCATACACCTGGTATATACCTAGCCTCCTCACACCGGGCAAGGCTACTGTGCAGACTTCTCCCCAAGGTAGGAAGCGTTCTTCCCAGTCTTCTTTAGGGTTTCCAATAGGGTGTCAACACTGTGCTCAGAGCTGATGCACACCTTCTTGTTGGGCAGGTCAATATCAAACTGGACAcctacaaggaaagaaaaaaaaaaaacttgcataGCTAGAAGCAGCTAAAGGGTGTGAGCATGGGGAAAACTCaccttgtattagaaatagtgtgaccagcagaagtagggagatGATAATCCCCATgtagggcctggagaataaatcctgtgaggagtgattgaaggagctgggactgtttagtttgaggagaaggctgaggggagacctcatcactctctacaactacctgaaaggacattgcagagaggttggtgctggtctcttctcacagttaattagcgatagaacaagagggaatggctttgaACTGCAACGGGGGAGGTTTAGaccagatattaggaaaaaatttttcacagaaagagtggtcagacagtgaaataggctgcccagggagggggtggagtcaccatccctgggtgtgtttaagggtcatttggatgagatgttgggggatgtggtgtaggggagaactttgtagagtagggctgatggttgcactcaatgatcccaagggtcttttccaatctgaatgattctgtgattcacacaTTCGTGCTCCCAAGGCCATCAGTCAAATGTATGGgtgcctcctgccagcagcccctgATCCCACCACCACCCAGCAAAACTAAACTGGTATCTTGCCAGCAGTGGTATGAAGGAAGCCAGGTCTCCTATCGATCTGCATCGGGCAGCACTGATTCTCAACTACTTGAAATCTGCTCACCCCACCCTGGATCAACACAATCACTCATGCAACAACCAGAATGAGCTGAGTTTAAACCAATCACTATAATCTCCAACCAGCTCAGCCTGTGCCGTGGTTTAGCATGGATAGTCACTAACGAGGCAGTTAGCGTAGGGGTTAGGACAGGGTCAGGACAGGTTTCCTCAGTGGTGGTACCAGCTtacaggaggagggagggaaaagacaCTTTCCCATGTGGATTTCCGAGTGGCTAGTAAGGGTGAGCCACTCTTAGCCCAGTGAAAGGAACTGGACATGAAGTCTCTATCCAGCCACCTATTTCCACAAAACTTGCAGGTATGTCTCAGCTTTGAGAGCTCTGCCACGTCATCACATGAGGCTGATACTGGCAAGCATGCTGAAGAGTGGTGGAGGTGCTGACAACCACACAGAGAAAGTGGATCACCACAGCCAGGTAACGGGGTCTGGAAGAAGTTGCAAGGCCTTCTCCTTGGTGACTGAAAGCTGTTCTCACTCGGTGAGGACAGGGGAGCAGGATGACAGGTCCTCACAACTGGTGAGTGTGGGTCAGTTCCTTCTCCCTTGGTAATCCCAGCTCAAAGGAGACATGGGTTATAATTTTCCAGGTGGTATTAAAAATAGGCTGTACAGGCAACCACCAAACGCTCTGCTCAGCAGCTCTTCGCTGTGACAGCTCTACACGTGGGCACTGATGACACATCAGGGAAGCACCACAGATACCCTGGGTTTCCTTGGGAACAGCACCTGGCAGGACACCCCTTCCTTCTGGCAGCCCGAGCAGGGATCTACCAGTGTGGCTCCCAGAGGGTTCAGGATGCGGCCCTGGTGATTCACGGCCACCTGCAGCCATGGCAGCTCCTCCCTCCCTTGACATTTCTCCATGTCATGAACAACCAGCAACTCATTACTAAGCAGCAggctcagagcagagcagggatCAGGGGTTTCCAACCAGTCACTTTCAGCTTTTACCCACAGCGCTACCCTTGCAAAACGGAGGATCCCAGGGCACTGACATCCTGCCCCGGAGCTGGCGTTGCTCCGGTGAGCTGGCTGTCACACACCCAGCACTGACTCACCTCCCAGCCTGTGCAGGACACGGGTGACCGCATTGGAGCAACCTTCACAGGTCATGTCCACAAAGAACTCGTGTTTCTGAAAAGAGGCAGACGAGGGATCAGGGAGGGTGCAGCGGGCAACACACCATAAGCACTCGTCCTCCACACTTGCCTTTTTCCTTGGGGAGGTGGGTTCAAATCCTTCCCAACCAAAAGGTCCACACATGCCACTAAGGGATCCTCAGCAAAACCGAGAGCTCTCGGTACTCCTTCCTTGTTGTGTCCCTCACAGCATAACCCTAGGGGCCCCTGGAGACTGTCTGGCCCCTGCTCGGAGCAGGGCCACCTTCAGGGTCAGCACAGGTTGCCATCTCTGTGGGCctctgctggactcactccacTTACCCTGGAAAGCCCAGGAGAAGCAAGTGTCCTCCCTCCAGCTACTCGCTGTCCTGACTTAGACTGCAAGGTTTTTGGTGCCTGCCCATCCTATTCTTCTTGCGTCTACAAGGCCGTGGGTCCCCAACATAATAAACTcataaaaatatcaacaaaactgaaatttaaggAACATTAGTGCTGGTTTTTCATTGCTTCACCCAGGCCCCAGTGCTACCTTCATGAGCTGTGAGAGATACTGGGTCAACATAAACGTGCTTGCCTGTAACACTAATCATTGTGTTCAGTCTTTGGCACCAGACGGATCCTAACTTCCTTTTCTTGcacatgctttttattttccttaaaaaataaaagtaaagctGTTTTTTATCTGTTACCCACAATCCATACTTTTTTCTATACAAAACCACCCTTTGCCCCCCACCACTCAGAGGCTAAAGCCCTCACGGGCACAATTCACCCGGGAAAGCAGTTCAGGAATGGCGGTTCCCATTAGGATTTTCCAGTGTAATTagcattttcttgatttttattttacaaatgccCTGCGTGCTCTGGGGGCCGGTGTGCGGGAAGGAGGCGTTGGGACGGGAGGGCTCCCGCCACAGGGCCCCCCCCGTCCTCCCGGAGGCCGGACTATGCCCCCAGGCCCCGGTgattgcggggggggggggggccgccaGCTCCTCCCGGTGCCGGGCAGCGCCCTCCTTGCCCCGCCGCCTCCGCTGGCAACGGGCCCATCCCCGCCATGTCCCCCGGCCCCACCAAGGCCCCCTCGGCCCCACACAGGCCCCCGGCTCGGCCCCGGTGCCCGACCCAGTCCGGGCCCGGGCCCAGGCGCTGTGCGGGGCCGGCCGAGGGCCGCGATgagccgccgccccccgcccccccgcccccccgccccgggcccggcacCCACCGGCAtggcggagcgcggcggcggctcccggctcTCAGCGCGGCGCGGAGGAAGGGGCGGGCCGCGTCGGGCCCCTGAGGGCCGAGGCTGGGCCTGGAGCGCCGGGCCCTGAGCGCCGGCCCCGCACAGcgtccccggggcggcggcgagTCCGGCGGCCccacccggccccagccccaCCGGGGAGCCGCGCTCGGCCCCTCCCGCAcagcggggcagcggcggggcagcCGCCGCCCGGCCTCCCCGGGCAGGGAGGACGCCGGCCCCTCTCGGTAACCTCGGACGGGCAGAACCGTTCCGGCCGCCTTCATCTCTGACCCCGTAGCTCCACCGACGTCGGGGTTTCAGAAGGTTTTGCAAAGTCGCCGGTGGGCCAGGAACGGGGATCCGCTGCAGAGAAGCCCAGGGAGGGCAGCGAGGTCGGAGGCAGCTGCACAGAGACGGTTTCAGCACAGCAGGAGTTTGGGGCTGGGGGCTTCTGTTTGCCCTGACGTGAACTGGCTCAGGCTGTGGGATGCAGGAGTCCGGACACTCTTTGGCCCGTTCCTAACACTGACCAAATTGGTTTTAGTAGCCTTTTGGGGACAGCGATTTAATTCTTAGGAGTATTCATTGCTGAAACGCAGCCCCACTTCTCGCGGTTGTTTCTCTAACCGTTTTTCTGGTACTGCCACCCCTTGTGAGGAGATGCGCCGGGGCTGTGGCTGGACCGATGATGCTGTCCAGGTTAGGATGAAGCCCGAGGTGGGAGTGAGGCCATCGGAAAGCACGAGATGGCAGAAAGGGTTAAGGAGAAAGTGGTGGAGAAAGTTTGTACTTGGAGTGGCTCCCTAAcagctgccagcaccctgcctggtGCTCTGCCCACCTGCTTTACAGGCTAAGGATTGGCACAGCGACAAAGCGGCTGCGGGAGGAAGGTGGGAAGAGTCATAAAGATGGGGCAAGAGGCACGAGGGTTGGCAGGGCTGCTTCAGAAAGCTTGTTCCTCTCTGTCTTTTGAGGTTATGAGATTTACTCGCTTAGGAGAGCTCTGGTAGACTGGATTATTGAACGAGAGAGGTTTGGGGGGGTTTCTGCTTCAGAGTAGGTTGAGAGAAAGGATGCGGGTCCCTGAGAATGTTTACGTGTCTGCTTTGGGGtcgtttgttggggtttttttcccctggctatTTGTCTCTGAAGGAGAATGGATCTCTTTCTTAAAAACTTGAGTCAAGGTGGAGGCGGCTGTGGTGGGGGCTGGGAGAAGCTCCGGTGCTTTGGCAGGCTGCGGGTAACCAGAAAAGGAGTCAGTGATGTACGTCAGGGCTGagaagagctggcagagctgcgTGGGGGACAACACTTCCTGACCACGTGCTGGGCTTCAGCGTCTCCCTGTTAAGAAACTGTGGCAGAAAGAATAACTGGGGTGTTTCTGGTTATTTGCTACCACACCAACGGGAGCTGCATCCTGGGATGTCGGCTGGCCTTGGCTAACCCTTCCCCTCGCACTGAGTTGATGCTGAACAGGCTGAGTCCCTGAAGACTGAGCCAAAGATGATGTGAATGCCTTTTCTAGCAAGTTTCTATTGCATGGAGGGCGTGAGGGCATTCGTTTTAATGTGCATAGGACCCTGTTGTTGTACTGACCTTTTTATAAAAGAGGAAATATCTGTCCCCTACTGCTCTGGGGGTGTCTAGGATCCTCCCCGGCAGAGTTTATTTTGGACGGCTGTTGTGCTGGGTCACTGGTCTCATGTTAAACTTGGTAAAGTCCGCGCTACTGATTTATGAACTGGCAGATTGCAATGTGGCTTAGTCTATAAATAGCcagggtgtgtgggggggaaggATATTAATGCTGAGCATGGCCCCATGCCAGTCCACTGACTGTATCTCTAGCTGCAAGGCATAGCAGGGAGGGTTTTAGGCAGCTTTTAGGGACATGGTGGTGGGGAAGAAGTCACTTTTACATGGTGAAATATATCTCTGACTGCTTCATGTCATAGGTACATTTGGGATGGGATGTGACACAAACAAGTGGAAAGCTATGGCCTTCTGGGAGCTGGCTGGCTCAGGCTGACTGTCTGCTCCCTTGCCCTCCTGCTCTCCTCACTGCAGCTGCTGGTGAGGAAT
Proteins encoded in this window:
- the ATOX1 gene encoding copper transport protein ATOX1; this translates as MPKHEFFVDMTCEGCSNAVTRVLHRLGGVQFDIDLPNKKVCISSEHSVDTLLETLKKTGKNASYLGEKSAQ